From a single Denticeps clupeoides unplaced genomic scaffold, fDenClu1.1, whole genome shotgun sequence genomic region:
- the LOC114783345 gene encoding peroxisomal membrane protein 2-like encodes MRVLARLLQQYLRLLHKYPIMTKSITSGVLSALGNVLSQALEGRRSVQASSPVKSLDALGPLRFAGYGLCITGPCSHHFYQMLEVLLPASQPHFMVKRLLLDRLLYAPLLLLLFFLVMNVLEGRRWQDFAQKVRRDYLAALTMNWKVWTPFQFVNINYVPVQFRVLFSNVVALFWYAYLASGRK; translated from the exons ATGCGCGTTCTCGCGAGACTCCTGCAGCAGTACCTGCGACTTCTGCACAAATATCCCATAATGACCAAGTCCATCACCAG TGGCGTCTTGTCAGCGCTGGGGAACGTGTTGTCTCAGGCCCTGGAGGGACGAAGATCTGTCCAGGCCAGCAGTCCGGTGAAGAGCCTGGACGCGCTGGGACCGCTTCGCTTCGCTGGTTACGG TCTGTGCATCACAGGGCCTTGTAGTCACCACTTCTACCAGATGCTGGAGGTTCTGCTGCCAGCCTCTCAGCCCCACTTCATGGTGAAGAGGCTGCTGCTGGACCGCCTGCTCTATGCCCCGTTGCTGCTCCTGCTCTTCTTCCTGGTCATGAACGTTCTGGAG GGTAGAAGGTGGCAGGACTTTGCTCAGAAAGTAAGGAGAGATTATTTAGCAGCTCTGACCATGAACTGGAAGGTTTGGACCCCGTTCCAGTTCGTCAACATTAACTACGTTCCTGTGCAG TTCCGAGTTCTCTTCTCCAACGTGGTGGCGCTGTTCTGGTACGCGTACCTGGCCTCGGGGAGGAAGTGA